The Bacteroidetes bacterium SB0662_bin_6 genome includes a region encoding these proteins:
- a CDS encoding ATP-binding protein, whose protein sequence is MPGRRLSNSEKNLLDFWQQPPSDFSQTLLKAITIDGPPKLRGIEKLRIEFDYPITAICGRNGVGKSTILSLAALSAKRPKDWRVAPWPTSPRRKQSSLMNYHWSDFFFRHHSAPSYTDFKVRFDYSIAGNEIEIERLRTEKYRWRTNPDYGRSKQPRFPKRSIEFVSLSRILPPSELRDARNAFGTKKESSTESLSEDILENLSWILDRPYTTVDVHETNKVRLARCNAGADYSGFDMGAGENAAIAILSALGRLPNAGLLLIEEIEHGFHPEAQKRLINALTKIVKKTKQQIIFTTHSEHIIDALPREARVLVNKVNDDHKVLQSPTTRLAMSNMIGTTQEEATIYVEDDFAETLVSNCLPLALRSRVRIVAIGDASKVASQMGAHIRGGYLGQARCIFDGDCQGAEINKWMNREDLKGTPKKYYSQLPGDDLPPERWIVRELEKQPYIGKFATQIGSNESDTLHKVKQVQNLPDHHGIPYQLSKSLNLPERDITYAMITALALEHPALEEIRCTVKEMLK, encoded by the coding sequence ATGCCCGGTCGTCGTCTGAGTAATAGCGAGAAAAATCTCCTCGATTTCTGGCAACAACCTCCGTCAGACTTTTCCCAAACTTTGCTGAAAGCAATAACGATCGACGGACCACCTAAGTTGCGTGGAATCGAGAAGTTGCGAATCGAATTTGACTATCCAATCACTGCAATATGCGGACGGAACGGTGTCGGGAAAAGTACAATCCTATCACTGGCTGCACTGTCAGCAAAGCGTCCGAAAGACTGGCGGGTTGCTCCATGGCCAACTTCACCAAGGCGTAAACAATCATCTCTTATGAACTACCATTGGAGCGATTTCTTTTTTCGACATCATAGTGCTCCTTCATATACTGATTTTAAGGTCAGGTTTGATTACAGCATAGCAGGCAACGAAATTGAGATCGAACGTCTTCGAACAGAGAAGTATCGCTGGCGGACAAATCCAGACTATGGCCGGTCAAAACAACCTCGATTTCCAAAACGATCAATCGAGTTTGTATCACTGTCTCGCATTCTTCCCCCCAGTGAATTACGCGACGCACGGAATGCGTTTGGCACCAAAAAAGAATCAAGCACCGAATCCCTTAGTGAAGATATATTGGAAAACCTTTCCTGGATTTTGGACCGTCCATACACAACGGTCGATGTACACGAAACCAATAAAGTCAGGCTAGCAAGATGCAACGCAGGTGCCGATTATAGTGGTTTTGATATGGGCGCTGGGGAAAATGCGGCAATCGCCATCCTTTCGGCTTTGGGGCGGTTGCCGAACGCGGGTTTACTTCTCATCGAAGAAATTGAGCATGGGTTTCACCCTGAAGCACAAAAGAGGCTAATCAATGCCCTGACAAAGATTGTCAAGAAGACAAAACAACAAATAATATTCACCACACATTCGGAACATATTATCGATGCCCTTCCCAGAGAAGCTCGAGTTCTAGTGAATAAAGTGAATGATGACCACAAAGTGTTGCAATCTCCGACCACACGGTTAGCAATGTCAAATATGATCGGTACAACCCAAGAAGAGGCAACGATCTATGTGGAAGACGACTTTGCCGAGACTCTCGTGTCTAACTGCTTACCGTTGGCTCTTAGATCGAGAGTCCGTATCGTAGCCATAGGTGATGCCTCTAAGGTTGCCAGCCAAATGGGAGCCCATATTCGAGGTGGTTATCTGGGACAGGCAAGGTGCATCTTCGACGGAGACTGCCAAGGCGCAGAGATAAATAAATGGATGAATAGAGAAGATCTTAAGGGAACTCCAAAAAAGTATTATAGCCAACTTCCTGGAGACGATCTGCCCCCGGAACGCTGGATCGTTCGGGAACTTGAGAAACAACCTTATATAGGCAAATTCGCCACTCAGATCGGGAGCAACGAGTCGGACACCCTCCACAAAGTTAAACAGGTGCAAAACTTACCGGATCATCATGGTATACCATACCAACTTTCGAAAAGCCTAAATCTTCCCGAAAGGGACATAACGTATGCAATGATAACTGCACTTGCACTAGAGCATCCGGCTCTCGAAGAAATTCGCTGCACAGTCAAAGAAATGCTCAAATAG